The genomic window AAGCGGCGACGCTCTCTCGAAGAAGGGTCGCTCACTTTGCCGCTTTGTTTTCAGGATGGCATTATGGATCGCCTCCGGGCGCGTGACGCGCGCTATCGGGAGGATGCCTACCTGTTCGTGCTTGGTGCGCTCGAGTACTGCCAAACGCGGCTCGACGAGCGCCGCCACATCACCGGGCGCGAGTTGGCGATGGCGTGCCGTGATCTTGCCCTCGAGCATTTCGGCGTGATGGCCCGTCTCGTGCTCGAACACTGGGGCGTCCGCTCGTCCGCCGATATCGGTGAGGTTGTCTTCAATCTCGTCGACGAAGGATTGCTCATCAGCCAACCCACCGACACGCGCGATGAGTTCGCCGGCGTGTTCGATTTCGACCAGGCGTTCGAACGAGAATATCCGTGGAGCGTGCTGCAAACCGGTTGACCGTGTACCGGGCCGTGCGCTGGGCGCTCGGCACTCGTTGTCGGAAGGGCGTTGAGCGGGAGGAGGTGAGGCTACATGGATGTCAACGAGCTTCCAGCGTGCCGCAAATGCGGCAAGGGCACGATGCTCCCGCTGAGCGACTACGGCCGCGACGGAGCGCCCATCACGTTCAAAGCCTGGGTGTGCAACAACCCCGAATGCGGATTCAACATCCGCATCGACAACGGGGAGATCAGTTTCGGGCGCACCATCGGGCAATCGCACAAGTGAGAGGGAGCGTGAGCGCACGGTAGCGCGGTGGGCGACGCGG from Gemmatimonadaceae bacterium includes these protein-coding regions:
- a CDS encoding Minf_1886 family protein: MDRLRARDARYREDAYLFVLGALEYCQTRLDERRHITGRELAMACRDLALEHFGVMARLVLEHWGVRSSADIGEVVFNLVDEGLLISQPTDTRDEFAGVFDFDQAFEREYPWSVLQTG